In the Mytilus trossulus isolate FHL-02 chromosome 1, PNRI_Mtr1.1.1.hap1, whole genome shotgun sequence genome, one interval contains:
- the LOC134717725 gene encoding uncharacterized protein LOC134717725: MNVYTVLVVLLSFHMAETVCKQECGFYCFCKVQGNPCAELWAEHCYVFINSTVNITCQLDVSYKEGNSSSLFFTRDKIPLKNTHIIVVNETTAVLQHVVTTDDIDNNIYCKATNAPLVHGHKIPYAKIELTYIDYYPQEIVNFSCIWEGFEASSLQCFWKHPVQYKLKYLEVSLEWKNDSDKPFKNTCSGVINKTRCANIQGNIHGLNQFFRINVTNTILNTTTTTLIENRYPNDIGNLYAKPYKMENLTILEKNTTVIQIKWDTKKPATNEDNTPRMEFTIKYIVENEKRAVKSFKTSVLIPDLQIYSLYQFEVFAHYTDILTHTKPIGLPSDSVYLQARTAEDIAKCPPRVTVGAYEHAEEVNSNFRNITVYWQNFHEMNKNGPIVKFDVILESTGGEPISHSVASSTASHYTFTHMQSVKNGSVRIKAGTTVGMSDPSNPVYIQKANSIQPPDFLLEKLSTDIAGNQTYLISWETRYLKGLTNYTIYWCERTNGCEKHIQWKTISVEETSYTVHLNKEKNYLFGVSMDSENASTGFSWKSCYYMRNEVPPKPNSVNLQNREQQSITVTWTRPGTCERSPFVKSYILLWCQFAKTDAECIFGTNTSTRVNTSITEVQMQYTIRNLKSGTGYVVWLMAVSSAGKQSVEGEKNYNVTTMEPAQPETSFEYFGVAIGIPAAFILLVIIILVAQIRFDLCGKIKEIIKPFDIDVPTISRNDKSGMYKPCTLKLDLNGHDNKALDLSSEQNTHHVQTISESVFNEELIGWSLNSQTFTIGGTNLNTNQHAETGYCSPDDLIGCDNLNTSIENKRSLSIPDDSGPEHSESSSFPIPCLTLQHEEKSNHRHEDILERFASSSLNNFENTSSHLSHPSLSIQNNEIQLEVDSEEEEIQGDNKGDSIQNNHQTATSSNSGYVSNKCFPVKPADLLSSGIGTCSPVDSVNRSTENISVSQQNNSRDLTSGYIAHLPLQIYHGSDSLVGDCKSNSSSESMEFLDKRSCHAKGIDGKTSINIVEDQDYSVLHSHPLLYPDESPSITPPLLISTNNNLTLSCDDNVEHVHNPIHSIKNNLANDLSHLILESKTNNGSQIMPEFLLPATRNTSNDEEVVLETSSNENGNDIINSSTNNNIDGYVSHHYLVKPHSSGYGNNLCDANVQGEIT, translated from the exons ATGAACGTGTACACAGTCTTGGTGGTTTTATTGAGTTTTCATATGGCTGAGACTGTCTGTAAACAAGAATGTggtttttactgtttttgtaaAGTTCAGGGAAATCCATGTGCAG AATTGTGGGCGGAACACTGTTATGTTTTTATCAACAGTACTGTAAACATCACCTGTCAATTGGATGTATCTTATAAAGAAGGGAATTCTAGTTCTTTGTTCTTCACAAGAGATAAAATACCACTGAAAAACACACATATTATAGTAGTCAACGAGACAACAGCAGTATTACAACATGTTGTTACAACTGATGACATTGACAATAATATATACTGTAAAGCGACAAATGCACCCTTAGTACATGGGCACAAAATCCCATATGCGAAGATTGAATTGACGTATATAGATT ATTATCCACAAGAAATAGTAAACTTCTCATGTATTTGGGAAGGTTTTGAGGCAAGTTCATTACAGTGCTTCTGGAAACACCCTGTACAGTACAAACTGAAATACTTGGAAGTTTCGTTAGAATG GAAAAATGATAGCGACAAGCCATTCAAAAATACTTGTTCTGGAGTAATTAACAAGACGAGATGTGCAAACATACAAGGGAACATACACGGACTAAATCAATTCTTTAGAATAAATGTTACAAACACGATATTAAATACAACAACGACTACACTGATAGAGAATCGATATCCGAATGATATAGGAAATTTATAtg CTAAACCTTACAAAATGGAAAACTTGACGATTCTGGAGAAAAATACGACTGTCATTCAAATTAAATGGGACACAAAAAAGCCTGCTACAAACGAGGATAATACACCTAGAATGGAATTCACAATCAAATACATTGTAGAAAATGAGAAAAGAGCG gtgAAATCCTTCAAGACATCAGTGCTGATTCCGGACTTACAAATATACTCTTTGTATCAGTTTGAAGTGTTTGCCCATTATACAGACATATTAACCCACACAAAACCTATAGGTTTACCAAGTGATTCAGTATATCTACAGGCAAGAACAGCCGAAGACA TTGCAAAATGTCCTCCCAGAGTGACTGTCGGAGCTTATGAACATGCAGAAGAAGTTAATTCAAATTTCAGAAACATTACAGTTTATTGGCAG AATTTCCACGAGATGAATAAAAATGGACCGATCGTGAAATTTGATGTGATACTTGAATCTACTGGAGGTGAACCTATTTCCCATAGTGTTGCTTCATCTACCGCGTCACACTATACATTTACACATATGCAGTCTGTGAAAAATGGCAGTGTAAGGATAAAAGCAGGAACAACAGTTGGAATGTCTGATCCTAGCAATCCAGTTTACATCCAAAAAG cAAACAGCATACAGCCTCCAGACTTTTTACTTGAAAAGTTAAGCACAGACATCGCGGGAAACCAGACATATTTGATATCGTGGGAAACCAGATATTTAAAAGGATTAacaaattatactatttactgGTGTGAAAGAACGAATGGGTGTGAG aaacaTATTCAATGGAAAACTATCTCAGTTGAAGAAACCTCGTATACTGTACAtttgaataaagaaaagaaCTACTTATTTGGTGTTTCAATGGATAGTGAAAACGCAAGTACAGGATTCTCATGGAAAAGTTGTTATTACATGAGAAATGAAG TTCCACCAAAACCAAACAGTGTAAATTTACAGAATCGTGAACAACAATCAATAACAGTTACTTGGACAAGACCTGGGACATGTGAACGTTCACCTTTTgtaaaatcttatattttactttgGTGCCAATTTGCCAAAACAGATGCTGAATGTATATTTG GTACAAATACCTCTACGAGAGTCAACACATCTATAACTGAAGTACAAATGCAATATACAATAAGAAACCTTAAGAGTGGAACTGGGTATGTTGTTTGGTTAATGGCTGTGTCGTCTGCTGGAAAACAAAGCGTAGAAGGGGAGAAAAATTACAATGTTACAACAATGGAACCAGCACAGCCCG aaacaAGTTTTGAATACTTTGGAGTTGCAATTGGAATACCTGCAGCTTTTATACTGTTAGTGATCATAATACTAGTAGCACAGATCAG GTTTGATTTGTGTGGAAAGATCAAGGAAATAATAAAACCGTTTGACATAGATGTTCCAACAATTAGT AGGAATGACAAAAGTGGAATGTACAAGCCCTGCACGTTAAAATTGGATTTAAATGGCCACGACAATAAAGCATTG gATCTTTCAAGTGAACAAAACACCCACCATGTACAAACTATAAGTGAATCAGTGTTTAACGAAGAACTGATCGGCTGGAGTTTGAACAGTCAAACATTTACCATCGGTGGAACTAATTTGAACACTAATCAACATGCTGAGACAGGATATTGTTCCCCCGACGATTTAATTGGATGTGACAATCTGAATACTTCcatagaaaacaaaa GGTCTTTGTCCATACCAGATGATTCAGGACCAGAGCATTCGGAAAGTTCATCGTTTCCTATTCCCTGTCTTACACTTCAACATGAAGAGAAGTCCAACCATAGACATGAAGACATCCTAGAAAGATTTGCTTCAagttctttaaataattttgagaaTACCAGCAGCCATTTGTCACATCCATCTCTCAGCATACAAAATAACGAAATTCAATTAGAAGTGGATAGTGAAGAAGAAGAAATTCAAGGTGACAACAAAGGTGATAGTATTCAAAACAACCACCAAACAGCAACATCTTCAAATAGTGGATATGTTTCTAATAAATGTTTCCCTGTCAAACCAGCTGACCTTTTGAGTTCAGGGATTGGAACCTGCTCTCCCGTAGATAGTGTAAATCGTTCAACTGAAAATATATCAGTTAGCCAGCAAAACAACTCTCGGGATTTAACCAGTGGGTATATAGCACACCTTCCCTTACAGATATATCATGGAAGCGATTCGTTAGTGGGAGATTGTAAAAGTAATAGTTCATCGGAGTCAATGGAATTTCTTGATAAAAGGAGTTGTCATGCCAAAGGAATCGATGGTAAAACCTCGATTAACATTGTTGAAGATCAAGACTATTCTGTGCTACACAGCCATCCGTTGCTATATCCTGATGAGTCTCCATCTATAACACCACCATTATTGATaagtacaaataataatttaacgTTGAGTTGTGATGATAACGTTGAACATGTTCATAATCCAATACATTCAATCAAAAATAACCTAGCGAATGATTTAAGCCATCTAATATtagaaagcaaaacaaataatgGATCACAAATCATGCCAGAGTTTCTTCTTCCAGCGACACGTAATACCAGCAATGATGAAGAAGTGGTCTTAGAAACATCATCAAACGAGAATGGCAATGACATCATAAATTCTAGTACTAACAACAATATAGATGGATACGTAAGTCACCATTACCTTGTGAAACCACATAGTAGTGGTTATGGCAATAATCTATGCGATGCTAACGTTCAAGGTGAAATCACATGA